The proteins below are encoded in one region of Ornithinimicrobium avium:
- a CDS encoding 4Fe-4S dicluster domain-containing protein, which produces MGYLARQLAGPTDPARDAGWSAPEERKGFFTDTSICIGCKACEVACKEWNALPLDGLDLSGDSYDNTGGLGASTWRHVAFVEQSQDRIEEARASGRRLVDLGMPQVGAPAPAPSALRTGDTVGAVPPTLPDEGDGGLDIRNLLGGAPTPDFRWLMSSDVCKHCTHAGCLDVCPTGALFRSEHGTVVVQADICNGCGYCVGACPFGVIERRTDAAVSVRKDGHVPDVGVAQKCTLCYDRLSVGQEPACAQTCPTTSIRFGTREEMVSLAHDRVVQLHDQGFTEARLYGANDEDGVGGTGSVFLLLDEPEVYGLPPDPVVPTAKLPEMFRQAGYAGLGLLGAAALAFVGRRR; this is translated from the coding sequence ATGGGTTATCTGGCACGCCAGCTCGCCGGGCCGACCGACCCGGCGCGGGACGCCGGGTGGTCCGCCCCCGAGGAGCGCAAGGGCTTCTTCACCGACACCTCGATCTGCATCGGCTGCAAGGCCTGCGAGGTCGCCTGCAAGGAGTGGAACGCCCTGCCGCTCGACGGGCTGGACCTCAGCGGCGACTCCTACGACAACACCGGCGGCCTGGGTGCCAGCACCTGGCGGCACGTCGCCTTCGTCGAGCAGTCCCAGGACCGGATCGAGGAGGCCCGCGCCTCCGGCCGCCGTCTCGTCGACCTGGGTATGCCGCAGGTCGGCGCCCCGGCTCCCGCGCCCTCCGCCCTGAGGACCGGCGACACGGTCGGCGCGGTACCACCCACCCTCCCCGACGAGGGTGACGGCGGGCTGGACATCAGGAACCTGCTCGGCGGCGCCCCGACGCCCGACTTCCGCTGGCTGATGTCCTCCGACGTGTGCAAGCACTGCACGCACGCCGGCTGCCTCGACGTCTGCCCCACCGGCGCGCTGTTCCGCAGCGAGCACGGCACCGTGGTGGTCCAGGCCGACATCTGCAACGGCTGCGGCTACTGCGTCGGGGCGTGCCCCTTCGGGGTGATCGAGCGGCGCACGGACGCCGCGGTCTCGGTGCGCAAGGACGGTCACGTGCCGGACGTGGGCGTGGCCCAGAAGTGCACGCTGTGCTACGACCGGCTCAGCGTCGGGCAGGAGCCCGCGTGCGCGCAGACCTGCCCCACGACCTCGATCCGGTTCGGCACGCGCGAGGAGATGGTCTCCCTCGCCCACGACCGGGTCGTGCAGCTGCACGACCAGGGCTTCACCGAGGCGCGGCTCTACGGCGCCAACGACGAGGACGGCGTGGGCGGCACCGGCTCGGTCTTCCTGCTGCTCGACGAGCCCGAGGTCTACGGCCTGCCGCCGGACCCGGTCGTGCCCACCGCCAAGCTGCCTGAGATGTTCCGCCAGGCCGGCTACGCCGGTCTGGGCCTCCTCGGCGCCGCGGCGCTCGCCTTCGTGGGGAGGCGCCGGTGA
- the fdh gene encoding formate dehydrogenase, with product MARKESTFLGWPVLRQLATGDLLGRGASVTSRRTREITPRTTTADRVVQSVCAYCAVGCGQKIFVKDEKIVQIEGDPDSPVSRGRLCPKGAASEQLVNSPTRVTEVLYRAPGATDWQTIDRDTAIDMVAERYLQARDNHWQDVDERGRRVRRTMGIASLGGATLDNEENYLMKKLYTASGAIQIENQARIUHSSTVPSLGSSFGRGGATQALQDMANADCVVIQGSNMAECHPVGFQWVTEAKARGARVIHIDPRFTRTSAVADTHVPIRAGSDVVLLGALINHVLSNDLYFHDYVVAYTNAATLVRDDFVDTEDLDGLFSGYDATTGTYDTSTWAYAAREDGPGSGDGIEEPSGDGGGPDREEESRAAGHERGAAGAALEHARVVRDETLQDPRTVFQILAKHYRRYTPEMVRDLCGIPVELFEEVARAVTENSGRERTTCFAYALGWTQHSLGAQFIRAAAVLQLLLGNMGRPGGGIMALRGHASIQGSTDIPTLFNLLPGYLPMPVAGEQDTLEDYLATIASPLQKGYWTEAPAYTASLLKAWFGDAATADNDFCFDYLPRLTGAHGTYQTVMEMLDGEVDGYFVVGQNPAVGSAHAKMQRQALGKLKWLVVRDLQLIETATFWKDSPEIATGELRTEDIDTEVFFFPCASYAEKSGTFTQTQRMLQWRHQAVRPPGQAQSELDFYYELGRRIRQRLAGSTDERDRPLLDLTWDYPQDEHGEVDAEAVLREINGYHLTGDQAGQVLDSFVQMKDDGSTSGGCWIYTGVFAGGVNHSMGRPAREEQDEVASGWAWAWPLNRRVLYNRASADPQGRPWSERKKYVWWDADAKRWTGKDVPDFPVDRDPSYRPAADVGGPAAIAGDDPFIMQADGKGWLFAPRGMVDGPLPTHYEAQESPVDNALYTQQRNPARLVYPRKDNLWAPSGQDPGSEVYPYAFTTYRLTEHHTAGGMSRWLPYLSELQPEMFCEVSPELAAERGLENGGWATIISARSAIEARVLVTGRMKPLTVRGRTVHQIGLPYHWGVGRDAVVEGDSANDLLGIVLDPNVHIQESKAATCDIRAGRRPHGEELLRLVAEYQSRAGSTAETANEHADPVDAETARRRAEAGGEN from the coding sequence ATGGCACGCAAGGAGTCGACCTTCCTCGGCTGGCCCGTGCTCCGGCAGCTGGCCACCGGGGACCTGCTGGGCCGCGGCGCGTCCGTGACCTCGCGCCGCACCCGGGAGATCACGCCACGGACCACGACCGCCGACCGGGTCGTGCAGAGCGTCTGTGCCTACTGCGCCGTCGGCTGCGGCCAGAAGATCTTCGTCAAGGACGAGAAGATCGTGCAGATCGAGGGTGACCCGGACTCGCCGGTGAGCCGTGGGCGGCTCTGCCCCAAGGGCGCCGCCAGCGAGCAGCTCGTCAACTCCCCCACCCGGGTGACCGAGGTGCTCTACCGGGCACCCGGGGCCACGGACTGGCAGACGATCGACCGGGACACCGCCATCGACATGGTCGCCGAGCGCTACCTGCAGGCCCGCGACAACCACTGGCAGGACGTGGACGAGCGTGGTCGGCGCGTCCGGCGCACGATGGGTATCGCCTCGCTCGGGGGAGCAACCCTCGACAACGAGGAGAACTACCTCATGAAGAAGCTGTACACGGCTTCCGGGGCGATCCAGATCGAGAACCAGGCCCGCATATGACACAGCTCCACGGTTCCCAGTCTGGGATCCTCGTTCGGGCGCGGCGGCGCGACCCAGGCCCTGCAGGACATGGCCAACGCCGACTGCGTGGTCATCCAGGGGTCCAACATGGCCGAGTGCCACCCCGTGGGCTTCCAGTGGGTCACCGAGGCCAAGGCCCGCGGTGCGCGCGTCATCCACATCGACCCGCGCTTCACCCGCACGTCCGCGGTCGCTGACACCCACGTCCCCATCCGGGCCGGCAGCGACGTCGTGCTCCTCGGCGCGCTCATCAACCACGTGCTGAGCAACGACCTCTACTTCCACGACTACGTCGTCGCCTACACCAACGCCGCGACGCTCGTGCGCGACGACTTCGTCGACACCGAGGACCTGGACGGGCTCTTCTCCGGCTACGACGCGACGACCGGCACCTACGACACCTCCACCTGGGCCTACGCCGCCCGCGAGGACGGGCCCGGCTCCGGCGACGGGATCGAGGAGCCCTCCGGCGACGGGGGCGGCCCGGACCGGGAGGAGGAGTCCCGCGCGGCCGGGCACGAGCGCGGTGCCGCCGGCGCGGCGCTCGAGCACGCCAGGGTGGTGCGCGACGAGACGCTGCAGGACCCGCGCACCGTCTTCCAGATCCTGGCGAAGCACTACCGGCGCTACACGCCAGAGATGGTCCGCGACCTGTGCGGCATACCCGTGGAGCTGTTCGAGGAGGTGGCTCGCGCGGTCACCGAGAACTCCGGCCGCGAGCGGACCACCTGCTTCGCCTACGCGCTGGGCTGGACCCAGCACAGCCTGGGCGCCCAGTTCATCCGCGCCGCCGCGGTCCTGCAGCTGCTGCTGGGCAACATGGGTCGCCCCGGCGGCGGCATCATGGCCCTGCGCGGCCACGCCAGCATCCAGGGCTCGACCGACATCCCCACGTTGTTCAACCTCCTGCCGGGCTACCTGCCGATGCCGGTGGCCGGGGAGCAGGACACCCTCGAGGACTACCTCGCCACGATCGCCTCCCCGCTGCAGAAGGGCTACTGGACCGAGGCGCCGGCCTACACAGCGAGCCTGCTGAAGGCCTGGTTCGGTGACGCGGCCACCGCGGACAACGACTTCTGCTTCGACTACCTCCCGCGGCTGACCGGCGCGCACGGCACCTACCAGACGGTGATGGAGATGCTCGACGGCGAGGTCGACGGCTACTTCGTCGTCGGTCAGAACCCCGCCGTGGGCTCGGCGCACGCCAAGATGCAGCGCCAGGCGCTGGGCAAGCTGAAGTGGCTGGTCGTGCGGGACCTGCAGCTCATCGAGACCGCCACCTTCTGGAAGGACTCCCCGGAGATCGCCACCGGCGAGCTGCGCACCGAGGACATCGACACCGAGGTGTTCTTCTTCCCGTGCGCCAGCTACGCCGAGAAGTCGGGCACGTTCACCCAGACCCAGCGGATGCTGCAGTGGCGCCACCAGGCGGTCCGACCGCCGGGTCAGGCGCAGAGCGAGCTGGACTTCTACTACGAGCTGGGCAGACGGATCCGCCAGCGCCTGGCCGGCTCGACCGACGAGCGGGACCGTCCGCTGCTCGACCTCACCTGGGACTACCCGCAGGACGAGCACGGCGAGGTCGACGCCGAGGCGGTGCTGCGCGAGATCAACGGCTACCACCTCACCGGCGACCAGGCCGGGCAGGTGCTCGACTCCTTCGTGCAGATGAAGGACGACGGGTCGACCTCCGGCGGCTGCTGGATCTACACCGGCGTCTTCGCCGGCGGCGTCAACCACTCCATGGGTCGACCCGCGCGCGAGGAGCAGGACGAGGTCGCCAGCGGCTGGGCCTGGGCCTGGCCGCTCAACCGCCGCGTGCTCTACAACCGCGCCTCCGCCGACCCGCAGGGCCGGCCGTGGAGCGAGCGCAAGAAGTACGTCTGGTGGGACGCCGACGCCAAGCGGTGGACCGGCAAGGACGTGCCCGACTTCCCGGTCGACCGCGACCCGAGCTACCGGCCGGCGGCCGACGTGGGCGGCCCGGCGGCGATCGCGGGCGACGACCCGTTCATCATGCAGGCCGACGGCAAGGGCTGGCTCTTCGCACCGCGGGGCATGGTCGACGGGCCGCTGCCCACGCACTACGAGGCCCAGGAGTCGCCGGTCGACAACGCGCTCTACACCCAGCAGCGCAACCCGGCCCGCCTGGTCTACCCGCGCAAGGACAACCTGTGGGCGCCGTCGGGCCAGGACCCGGGCAGCGAGGTCTACCCCTACGCCTTCACCACCTACCGGCTCACCGAGCACCACACGGCAGGCGGGATGAGCCGCTGGCTGCCCTACCTCTCCGAGCTGCAGCCGGAGATGTTCTGCGAGGTCTCCCCGGAGCTGGCCGCCGAGCGCGGCCTGGAGAACGGCGGATGGGCCACGATCATCTCGGCACGCAGCGCCATCGAGGCCCGCGTGCTGGTCACCGGTCGGATGAAGCCGCTGACGGTCCGGGGCCGCACCGTGCACCAGATCGGGCTGCCCTACCACTGGGGCGTGGGGCGCGACGCGGTCGTCGAGGGCGACTCGGCCAACGACCTGCTCGGCATCGTGCTCGACCCGAACGTGCACATCCAGGAGTCCAAGGCGGCCACCTGCGACATCCGGGCCGGCCGTCGGCCGCACGGCGAGGAGCTGCTCCGGCTCGTCGCCGAGTACCAGTCCCGGGCCGGCAGCACCGCCGAGACGGCCAACGAGCACGCCGACCCCGTCGACGCCGAGACCGCCCGGCGCCGCGCCGAGGCAGGAGGGGAGAACTGA
- a CDS encoding pyridoxamine 5'-phosphate oxidase family protein — translation MATSTAPRILTETECWQLLDQEEFGRMAYHLADEVHIAPVNYATDRGRLVFRTAEGSKLLGVVMNEDVAFEIDRIDDGSDSAWSVIARGHARILEGQEHRDADNLRLRPWTSSNKHNVVAIDVTEVTGRRFHLARPWQQMIPD, via the coding sequence ATGGCAACCTCGACCGCACCGCGCATCCTCACCGAGACGGAGTGCTGGCAGCTCCTGGACCAGGAGGAGTTCGGCCGGATGGCCTACCACCTCGCCGACGAGGTGCACATCGCTCCGGTCAACTACGCCACCGACCGCGGTCGCCTCGTCTTCCGCACCGCCGAGGGTTCCAAGCTCCTGGGTGTGGTGATGAACGAGGACGTCGCCTTCGAGATCGACCGCATCGACGACGGGTCCGATTCCGCGTGGAGCGTCATCGCGCGCGGCCATGCCCGCATCCTCGAGGGTCAGGAGCACCGCGACGCCGACAACCTGCGGCTGCGGCCGTGGACCTCCTCGAACAAGCACAACGTCGTCGCGATCGACGTCACGGAGGTCACCGGGCGCCGGTTCCACCTGGCCCGTCCGTGGCAGCAGATGATCCCCGACTGA
- the acs gene encoding acetate--CoA ligase, with protein sequence MTTEATEGIQALLHEKRTFPPSAEFAAQANGTAEMYDRADADREAFWAEQARKYVRWETDFDQTLDWSGAPFSKWFLGGRLNACVNAVDKHVEAGNGDRVAIHFVGEPEGDTRDITYADLHGQVQKAANALADLGVGQGDAVAIYLPMIPEAVVAMLACARLGAPHTVVFGGFSADALRSRIADAGAKVVITADGGWRRGKPGALKPAVDAALDSGEHPVEKVLVVRRTGQDVPWTDGRDQWWDDALAAAADTHEAQAFDAEHPLFILYTSGTTGKPKGVFHATGGYLVQNAYTSSVVLDIHPESDVYWCTADIGWVTGHSYIVYGPMTLGATQVMYEGTPDTPHQGRFWEIVQEAGVTVLYTAPTAIRTFMKWGTDIPAKFDLSSLRLLGSVGEPINPEAWMWYREHIGGDRTPIVDTWWQTETGAIMISPLPGVTQARPGSAMRPIPGVVAEVVDDAGQPVGNGQGGYLVITEPWPSMLRGVWGDPERYRETYWSRFEGVYFAGDGAKLDDDGNIWVLGRVDDVMNVSGHRMSTAEIESALVSHPKVAEAAVVGAADAMTGQAICAFVILREDVISEADEHGEGAELVAELRAHVAKEIGPIAKPRQIMVVAELPKTRSGKIMRRLLKDVAENREVGDVTTLADSSVMDLISAGMDKGD encoded by the coding sequence ATGACCACCGAGGCCACCGAGGGAATCCAGGCCCTGCTGCACGAGAAGCGCACCTTCCCGCCCAGCGCGGAGTTCGCCGCGCAGGCCAACGGCACCGCCGAGATGTACGACCGGGCGGACGCGGACCGGGAGGCCTTCTGGGCCGAGCAGGCCAGGAAGTACGTCCGGTGGGAGACCGACTTCGACCAGACGCTGGACTGGAGCGGGGCGCCGTTCTCCAAGTGGTTCCTGGGCGGCCGGCTGAACGCCTGCGTCAACGCGGTCGACAAGCACGTGGAGGCCGGCAACGGGGACCGGGTCGCGATCCACTTCGTCGGCGAGCCCGAGGGTGACACGCGCGACATCACGTATGCCGACCTGCACGGCCAGGTGCAGAAGGCCGCCAACGCGCTGGCCGACCTCGGGGTGGGGCAGGGCGACGCGGTCGCGATCTACCTGCCGATGATCCCCGAGGCCGTCGTGGCGATGCTGGCCTGCGCCCGCCTCGGTGCCCCGCACACGGTGGTCTTCGGGGGCTTCTCCGCCGACGCGCTGCGCAGCCGCATCGCGGACGCCGGCGCCAAGGTCGTCATCACCGCCGACGGCGGCTGGCGGCGCGGCAAGCCGGGGGCGCTCAAGCCGGCCGTGGACGCGGCGCTGGACTCCGGCGAGCACCCGGTGGAGAAGGTCCTCGTCGTCAGGCGCACCGGGCAGGACGTGCCCTGGACCGACGGGCGCGACCAGTGGTGGGACGACGCGCTCGCCGCGGCGGCAGACACGCACGAGGCGCAGGCCTTCGACGCCGAGCACCCGCTGTTCATCCTCTACACCTCGGGCACGACGGGCAAGCCCAAGGGCGTCTTCCACGCCACCGGCGGTTACCTGGTGCAGAACGCCTACACCAGCTCGGTGGTGCTCGACATCCACCCCGAGTCCGACGTCTACTGGTGCACCGCCGACATCGGCTGGGTCACCGGCCACTCCTACATCGTCTACGGGCCGATGACGCTCGGGGCGACGCAGGTGATGTACGAGGGCACCCCGGACACCCCGCACCAGGGCCGCTTCTGGGAGATCGTGCAGGAGGCGGGGGTGACGGTCCTCTACACCGCGCCGACCGCGATCCGCACGTTCATGAAGTGGGGCACGGACATCCCGGCGAAGTTCGACCTGTCCAGCCTGCGGCTGCTCGGGTCGGTCGGCGAGCCGATCAACCCCGAGGCGTGGATGTGGTACCGCGAGCACATCGGCGGCGACCGCACCCCGATCGTGGACACCTGGTGGCAGACGGAGACCGGCGCGATCATGATCAGCCCGCTGCCGGGCGTCACGCAGGCACGCCCCGGGTCGGCGATGCGTCCGATCCCGGGAGTCGTGGCCGAGGTCGTCGACGACGCGGGCCAGCCGGTCGGCAACGGCCAGGGCGGCTACCTGGTCATCACCGAGCCCTGGCCCTCGATGCTGCGCGGCGTCTGGGGGGACCCGGAGCGCTACAGGGAGACCTACTGGTCCCGGTTCGAGGGTGTCTACTTCGCCGGTGACGGCGCCAAGCTGGACGACGACGGCAACATCTGGGTGCTCGGGCGGGTGGACGACGTGATGAACGTCTCCGGGCACCGCATGTCGACCGCCGAGATCGAGTCGGCGCTGGTGTCCCACCCCAAGGTGGCCGAGGCCGCCGTGGTCGGTGCTGCCGACGCGATGACCGGTCAGGCGATCTGCGCGTTCGTCATCCTGCGCGAGGACGTGATCAGCGAGGCCGACGAGCACGGTGAGGGCGCCGAGCTGGTCGCCGAGCTGCGCGCCCACGTGGCCAAGGAGATCGGTCCGATCGCCAAGCCGCGCCAGATCATGGTCGTGGCCGAGCTGCCGAAGACCCGCTCGGGCAAGATCATGCGCCGACTGCTCAAGGACGTCGCCGAGAACCGCGAGGTCGGCGACGTCACGACGCTGGCCGACTCCTCGGTGATGGACCTCATCTCTGCCGGGATGGACAAGGGCGACTGA
- a CDS encoding DinB family protein: MELKATLHRYLRTERDALIWKLEGLGERAVRTPLTSTGTNLLGLLRHATGVEADYFGSVFGRPVPFDLGFDLEGEDNADFWVPADVSTQEVLDLYTRVQQHADATIEALELDAPGRVPWWGRRSDTTLGDVLVHVTTDLARHAGHADILREELDGAVGLRADNGNMASEDAQWWADYRVRLQEVADSFQG; the protein is encoded by the coding sequence ATGGAGCTCAAGGCGACCCTGCACCGCTACCTGCGCACCGAGCGCGACGCGCTGATCTGGAAGCTGGAGGGCCTCGGCGAGCGGGCGGTGCGCACCCCGCTGACCTCCACCGGCACCAACCTGCTGGGCCTGCTCCGGCACGCCACGGGGGTCGAGGCCGACTACTTCGGCTCCGTCTTCGGCCGTCCCGTCCCCTTCGACCTCGGCTTCGACCTGGAGGGCGAGGACAACGCCGACTTCTGGGTGCCGGCCGACGTCTCGACCCAGGAGGTGCTCGACCTCTACACCCGCGTCCAGCAGCACGCCGACGCCACGATCGAGGCGCTGGAGCTGGACGCGCCCGGGCGGGTTCCGTGGTGGGGGCGCAGGTCGGACACCACGCTCGGGGACGTGCTCGTCCACGTCACCACCGACCTGGCCCGGCACGCCGGCCACGCCGACATCCTGCGCGAGGAGCTCGACGGCGCCGTCGGGCTGCGCGCCGACAACGGCAACATGGCCAGCGAGGACGCGCAGTGGTGGGCCGACTACCGGGTGCGCCTGCAGGAGGTCGCGGACAGCTTCCAGGGCTGA
- a CDS encoding sodium/solute symporter has translation MTGPLSALAVAVVCLVTLGLSLFMLRLSRRTSDFYVAGRTVSAGRNAAAIGGEYLSAASFLGVAGFIYDQGVDALWYPIGYTVGYLVLLILVAAPMRRSGAYTLPDFAEARLGSVPLRRLCTLLVVLIGWLYLIPQFQGADFTLRLVTGAPTWVGSLVVAVVVILAVAAGGMRSITLVQAVQYWVKLTALAVPAGMILGAWWATQGPAPAVAEAWTQPFTGRAPEEHHLYRTFSLIVALALGTTGLPHVVVRYYTNPDGAAARRTTVRVLALLGLFYVFTIVYGVLGRAYLPVLGAGDRADTVVLRLPAEVFASPASDILTAALVGGAFAAFLSTSSGLAVAVTGVLNQDLVRPLLARVTQGDSTEVSGFRFAAVLAVLVPYAVSRFFPQVPLAAFVTLAFVIAASTFFPLLALGVWWPRLSVQGAAAGLTTGAVLAIGALVATGLLAQQTGWPDALLAHPAAWTVPAALLAAVGVSLATPHGIPPGARRTLVRLHTPEVVTVAPLAPQGRAGSPVPRTGSVRDHV, from the coding sequence GTGACCGGTCCGCTGTCGGCGCTCGCGGTCGCCGTCGTCTGCCTGGTCACCCTCGGCCTGAGCCTGTTCATGCTGCGGCTGTCCCGGCGGACCAGCGACTTCTACGTCGCCGGGCGCACCGTGTCGGCCGGGCGCAACGCCGCGGCGATCGGCGGGGAGTACCTCTCGGCCGCCTCCTTCCTCGGCGTGGCCGGTTTCATCTACGACCAGGGCGTCGACGCGCTCTGGTACCCCATCGGCTACACCGTCGGCTACCTCGTCCTGCTCATCCTCGTCGCCGCGCCGATGCGGCGGTCGGGGGCCTACACGCTGCCGGACTTCGCCGAGGCCCGGCTCGGCTCGGTGCCGCTGCGCCGGCTGTGCACGCTGCTGGTGGTGCTCATCGGCTGGCTCTACCTCATCCCCCAGTTCCAGGGGGCGGACTTCACCCTCCGCCTGGTCACCGGCGCCCCGACCTGGGTGGGCAGCCTCGTCGTGGCCGTTGTCGTGATCCTGGCGGTGGCGGCGGGCGGGATGCGCTCGATCACCCTGGTCCAGGCGGTGCAGTACTGGGTCAAGCTCACCGCGCTGGCCGTCCCCGCGGGGATGATCCTCGGCGCCTGGTGGGCGACGCAGGGTCCCGCACCGGCCGTCGCCGAGGCCTGGACCCAGCCCTTCACCGGCCGTGCGCCCGAGGAGCACCACCTCTACCGCACCTTCTCCCTCATCGTCGCGCTCGCGCTGGGCACGACCGGCCTGCCGCACGTCGTCGTGCGCTACTACACCAACCCGGACGGCGCCGCGGCCCGCCGGACCACCGTGCGGGTGCTCGCCCTGCTCGGCCTGTTCTACGTCTTCACGATCGTCTACGGGGTGCTCGGCCGGGCCTACCTGCCCGTCCTCGGCGCCGGCGACCGGGCCGACACCGTCGTGCTGCGGCTGCCGGCGGAGGTCTTCGCCTCCCCGGCCTCGGACATCCTGACCGCGGCCCTGGTCGGCGGCGCGTTCGCGGCCTTCCTGTCGACCTCCTCGGGGCTGGCGGTCGCGGTGACCGGCGTGCTCAACCAGGACCTGGTGCGCCCCCTCCTCGCGCGGGTCACGCAGGGCGACTCCACCGAGGTGAGCGGGTTCCGGTTCGCCGCGGTCCTCGCCGTCCTCGTCCCGTATGCCGTGAGCCGGTTCTTCCCGCAGGTGCCGCTCGCGGCGTTCGTCACCCTGGCGTTCGTCATCGCCGCCTCGACCTTCTTCCCGCTGCTCGCGCTCGGGGTGTGGTGGCCGCGGCTGTCCGTGCAGGGGGCCGCGGCCGGGCTGACGACGGGCGCCGTGCTGGCGATCGGCGCGCTGGTGGCCACCGGCCTGCTCGCGCAGCAGACCGGGTGGCCCGACGCGCTCCTGGCCCACCCGGCGGCGTGGACCGTCCCGGCGGCGCTGCTGGCGGCGGTGGGCGTCTCGCTGGCCACGCCGCACGGCATACCTCCCGGCGCCCGGCGGACCCTCGTCCGGCTGCACACGCCGGAGGTCGTGACCGTCGCCCCGCTCGCCCCGCAGGGCAGGGCCGGGTCGCCCGTCCCTCGCACGGGGTCCGTCCGCGACCACGTCTAG
- a CDS encoding LytR/AlgR family response regulator transcription factor gives MRALVVDDEPPALSELTYLLEQDGRFSGVVAAGSGTDALRALEDGEVDVVFSDISMPGLDGMELARVIARFARRPQVVFVTAHEEHAVDAFAVQATDYLLKPVSRERLARAVDRVVEGMKPAASPGPVAPGAGEVAGSAPAEPADERIAVELGGVTRFVRRSDVRYVQAQGDYARLFTLTGSHLIRVPLSTLEERWADAGFVRIHRSTLVSLRHVGEVRQGHGKVSLVLAPDGTELAVARRHAREVRERVLADGADGLP, from the coding sequence ATGCGTGCCCTCGTCGTCGACGACGAACCACCGGCCCTGTCCGAGCTGACCTACCTGCTCGAGCAGGACGGCCGGTTCTCCGGCGTGGTCGCCGCCGGGTCCGGCACCGACGCCCTGCGCGCGCTGGAGGACGGGGAGGTCGACGTCGTCTTCTCCGACATCTCGATGCCGGGGCTGGACGGCATGGAGCTGGCCCGCGTCATCGCCCGCTTCGCCCGCCGGCCGCAGGTCGTCTTCGTCACCGCCCACGAGGAGCACGCCGTCGACGCCTTCGCGGTGCAGGCCACCGACTACCTCCTCAAGCCGGTCTCCCGCGAGCGCCTCGCGCGGGCGGTCGACCGCGTCGTGGAGGGTATGAAGCCCGCCGCCTCCCCGGGGCCGGTCGCCCCGGGTGCGGGGGAGGTGGCCGGCAGCGCGCCGGCCGAGCCGGCCGACGAGCGGATCGCGGTCGAGCTCGGCGGCGTCACCCGCTTCGTGCGCCGCTCGGACGTGCGCTACGTCCAGGCCCAGGGCGACTACGCCCGGCTGTTCACCCTGACCGGCTCGCACCTGATCCGGGTGCCGCTGTCGACGCTGGAGGAGCGCTGGGCGGACGCCGGGTTCGTCCGGATCCACCGCTCCACGCTCGTCTCGCTGCGGCACGTCGGAGAGGTCCGCCAGGGCCACGGCAAGGTCAGCCTGGTGCTCGCGCCGGACGGCACCGAGCTGGCGGTCGCGCGCCGCCACGCGCGCGAGGTGCGCGAGCGCGTCCTCGCCGACGGTGCCGACGGCCTGCCGTGA